From the genome of Streptacidiphilus sp. PB12-B1b:
CGTGCTCGCCAGCGTCCGCGACCCCGGGAACGCCGGAACGGTGCTGCGGACTGCCGACGCCGCCGGGGCCGACGCGGTCGTCCTCACCGACGCCTCGGTGGACCTGTACAACCCCAAGGCCGTGCGCGCGTCCGTCGGCAGCCTCTACCACCTGCCGGTGGCCGTGGGCGTGCCGGTCGAGCAGGCGGTCGCCGGGCTGCGTGCCGCCGGGGTGCGCATCCTGGCCGCCGACGGCGCGGGCGGGCGGGATCTGGACGCCGAGCTGGACGACCACGCCCTCGGCGGGCCCACTGCCTGGGTGTTCGGCAACGAGGCGTGGGGCCTGCCGGAGCAGACCCGCGCACTGGCGGACGAGGTGGTGCGCGTGCCCATCCACGGGCACGCCGAGAGCCTCAATCTGGCGACCGCCGCCGCCGTGTGCCTGTACGCCTCCGCGCGCGCCCAGCGCGCCTCCGGCGGGTGCCGCGGCTGATGTTATTTTCGCTAAGGTGGCCATCTGAGGGGGTGGCGATGTCCGGTACCGAACGCAGCCGCGAAGCGATACTGCCTGCCGGGTCCGCCCCCGCCGCCGACGAGCCCGCGCCCTGTCCACCGGCCGACGAGCCCCGTCCATCGGCCGCCGCCGAGCCGGGCCGGCTGGACGTCGAGGACCTCCCCGACGGCCTGGTCGTCGCCGACGCCGACGGCCGGGTGGTCTGCTTCAACGCCGCCGCCGTCCGGATCAGCGGCATCCCGGCCGCCTCCGCCCTGGGCCGCCCGCTGGCCGAGGCGCTGCCGCTGGAGGATCTGGAGGGCCGCCGCTGGTGGCAGCTGACCGACCCGTACGGCGGCCTGGCCACCCGTACCCGCCAGCCCGAGCGCAACCTGCTGCTGCCCGGCGGCCGCGAGGTCCTGGTCTCCGCCCGCTACCTGCGGGCCGACGCCCGTACCGGCCCGGTCTGCCGGGTCGTGGTCGCGCTGCGCGGCACCGAAGCCCGGCAGCGCACCGAGCGCAGCCACGCCGAGCTGATCGCCACCGTCGCGCACGAGCTGCGCTCCCCGCTGACCAGCGTCAAGGGCTTCACCGCGACCCTGCTGCAGAAGTGGGAGCGCTTCACCGACGACCAGAAGCGGCTGATGCTGGAGACCGTCGACGCCGACGCCAACCGGGTCACCCGGCTGATCGCGGAGCTGCTCGACATCTCCCGGATCGACGCCGGACGCCTGGAGATCCGCCGCCAGCAGGTCGACCTGCCCGCCGCCATCCGGCACCAGGTGGACGGCAAGACGGCGGCCGGGGTCGCGCCGGAGCGGTTCGCCATCCGGGTGCAGGAGCCGCTGCCGCCGCTGTGGGCCGACGCCGACAAGATCGACCAGGTGCTGGGCAACCTGCTGGAAAACGCGGTGCGCCACGGTGAGGGGACTGTCACCATCGAGGTCCAGTCGGAGAAGGCAGCCCTCGCCCCCGGCCAGGTACGGGAGTGGACGGTGGTGACGGTGAGCGACCAGGGCGCCGGCATCCCCGAGGAATCCATCCCGCGCGTCTTCACCCGCTTCTGGCGCGGCAGCAAGCGCGGCGGCACCGGCCTGGGCCTGTACATCGTCAAGGGCATCGTGGAGGCGCACGGCGGCAGCATCGCCGTGGACCGGGTGCCCGAGGGCGGGGCCCGGTTCCGATTCATCCTGCCTGCGGGCATCCCCGAGTTCATGGTCTGAACAGCCGACCGCTCGACCCCCGCAGGCCGCCGCACGGCCGGGAACGGCCCTCGTCGATCCCGGTAGACTCGGCCATTGGCGTTGTCCGACGCCTCTCGCGGCCCCGCCGCGGACACCCCGCCCGACCCCGGGCCGCGATGCCCGCCGCAGGACTGCGCGCGGCCGGTCCCCACCGCCCACCCGAGCAGCACACCGCTGGAGCACGGAAGAGAGCGATGTCCGCACCGAACAAGTCCTACGACCCGGTCGAGGTCGAGGCGCTGAAGCCCGAGGAGATCGAGCGCCTGCGCGACGAGGCCCTGGCCGCGTTCGCCGCCGCCGCCGACCTCGCCGCCCTGCAGGAGGCCAAGGTCGCGCACTGCGGCGACCGCTCCCCGCTGGCGCTGGCCAACCGCGAGATCGGCGCGCTGCCGCCGCAGGCCAAGGCCGAGGCGGGCAAGCGCGTCGGCCAGGCCCGGGGCGCGGTCAACAAGGCGCTGGCCGCCCGGCTGGTCGAGCTGGAGGCCGAGCGCGACGCGCGCGTCCTGGTCGAGGAGGCCGTGGACGTCACGCTGCCGTACGACCGCGCCCCGCGCGGCGGCCGGCACCCGCTCACCACGCTCTCCGAGCGGCTCGCCGACATCTTCACCGCCATGGGCTACGCCGTCGCCGAGGGCCCCGAGGTCGAGGCCGAGTGGCTGAACTTCGACGCTCTCAACATGGGCCCGGACCACCCCGCGCGCTCCACCCAGGACACCTTCTTCCTGGAGGGCGCCGACTCCGTCGTGCTGCGCACCCACACCTCGGGCGTGCAGATCCGCTCCCTGCTGGCCAGCGCCGAGCCGCCGGTCTACGTGATCTGCCCGGGCCGGGTGTTCCGCTCCGACGAGCTGGACGCCACCCACACCCCGGTCTTCAACCAGATCGAGCTGCTGGCCGTGGACGAGGGCCTGACCATGGCCGACCTCAAGGGCACCCTGGACCACATGGTGGTCTCGCTGTTCGGCGAGGGCATGAAGACCCGGCTGCGGCCCAACTACTTCCCCTTCACCGAGCCGTCCGCCGAGATGGACATGGTGTGCTTCCACTGCCGCGGCGAGTCCGTCGGCAACCCCGACCGGCCCTGCCGCACCTGCTCGTCCGAGGGCTGGATCGAGCTGGGCGGCTGCGGCATGGTCAACCCCCGGGTGCTGGTCGCCTGCGGGATCGACCCCAACAAGTACAGCGGCTTCGCCTTCGGCTTCGGCATCGAGCGGCTGCTGATGTTCCGGCACAACGTCGAGGACATGCGAGACATCGTGGAGGGTGACGTGCGCTTCACCCTTCCCTTCGGGATGGAGATCTGATGCGCGTCCCGCTTTCCTGGCTGCGGGAGTACGTCGACCTGCCCGCGGGCGAGACCGGCCGTGACGTGGCCGACCGGCTGGTCCGGGCCGGTCTGGAGGTCGAGACCGTCGAGCAGCTCGGCGGCGACCTCAAGGGCCCGCTGGTGGTCGGCAAGGTCCTCGCCATCGAGGAGCTGACCGGCTTCAAGAAGCCCATCCGCTACTGCCAGGTGGACGTCGGCGACGCCAACGGCACCGGCGAGCCGCAGAACATCGTCTGCGGCGCGCGGAACTTCGCCGTCGGCGACAAGGTCGTCGTGGTGCTCCCCGGCGCGGTCCTGCCCGGTCCGTTCCCGATCGCCGCCCGGCAGACCTACGGCCACACCTCCGAGGGCATGATCTGCTCCGCCCGCGAGCTGGGCATGGGCGACGAGCACGACGGCATCATCGTGCTGCCGCCGGAGTTCGAGCCCGGCACCGACGCCGTCGAGCTGCTGGAGCTGGTCGACGAGGTCCTGGACATCGCCGTCACCGCCGACCGCGGCTACTGCCTGTCGGTGCGCGGCGTCGCCCGCGAGGCCGCCATCGCCTACGGCCTGGCGCTGCGCGACCCGGCGCTGCTGGACACCCCGGCGCCCAACGCCTACGGCCCGCTGGTCAAGGTGCTGGACCCGGCCGGCTGCGACCGCTTCACCGCGCGCACCGTCGTCGGCCTGGAGCCCGAGGCGCTGTCGCCGATCTGGCTGCAGCGGCGGATCCAGAAGGCCGGGATGCGCCCCATCTCGCTGACCGTCGACATCACCAACTACGTGATGCTGGAACTCGGCCAGCCGCTGCACGCCTACGACTGCTCGCGCATCGACGGCCCGATCATCGTCCGCCGCGCCGAGGCCGGGGAGAAGCTCACCACCCTGGACGGCGTCCAGCGCACCCTCGACCCCGAGGATCTGCTGATCTGCGACAACTCCGGGCCGATCGGCCTGGCCGGGGTCATGGGCGGCGCGGGCACCGAGATCGCCGCCCCGTCGGTGGACCCGGAGACCGGCCGGGTCACCGGTACCACCCAGGTCGTCATCGAGGCCGCGCACTTCGCGCCGGTCTCCATCGCCCGCACCGCGCGCCGCCACCGGCTGCCCTCCGAGGCGGCCAAGCGCTTCGAGCGCGGCGTGGACCCGCAGGCCGGCAAGGCCGCCGCGCAGCGCGCCGTGGACCTGCTGGTCCTGGTCGCCGGGGGCACCGCCGAGGGCGGGGTCACCGAGTACGCCGTGGACTACCCGGTCTACTCGATCACCATCGCCGCCGACCACCCCGACCGGGTCGCCGGGCAGGAGTACGGCCGCGAGACCGTGGTCCGCCGGCTGCAGGAGGTCGGCTGCACCGTCGAGGGCGGCGACGTCCTGGTGGTCACCCCGCCGAGCTGGCGGCCCGACCTCACCGACCCCAACGACCTGGCCGAGGAGGTCATCCGGCTGGAGGGCTACGCCGAGCTGCCCTCCACCCTGCCGAGGGTCCCGGCCGGGCGCGGCCTCACCGAGGCCCAGCGGCTGCGCCGACGCACCGGCCTGGCGCTGGCCGGGGCCGGCTACGTCGAGGTGTTGAACTACCCGTTCGTCGGCGAAGCCGCCCTGGACGCCCTCGGCCTGGAGCCGGACGACGACCGCCGCCGGGCGGTCCGGCTGGCCAACCCGATCTCCGACGAGGAGCCGGCGCTGCGCACCACGCTGCTGCCGGGACTGCTCGCCGCGCTGCGCCGCAACACCGGCCGGGGCGCGACCGACGTGGCGCTGTTCGAACAGGGGCTGGTCTTCCGCGTCGACGGCACCGACCCCGAGCGGCTGTTCAAGGCCCCGCGGCTGCCGGTCGACCGGCGCCCCACCGACGAGGAGATCGCCGAGCTGGACGCCGCCCTGCCGCGCCAGCCGCGCCGGGTCGCCACCGTCCTCGCGGGCAACCGCGAGCCCGACGGCTGGTGGGGCAAGGGCCGCCCGGCGAGCTGGGCCGACGCGGTCGAGTCCGCCCGCACGGTGGCGGCCGCCGCCGGTGTCGAGCTGACCGTCCGGCAGGAGCAGCACGCGCCCTGGCACCCCGGCCGCTGCGCCGCGCTGTACGCGGGGGAGCGGCTGGTCGGCCACGCGGGCGAGCTGCACCCGCGCGTGGTCAAGGCGCTGCACCTGCCCGACCGCACCTGCGCGATGGAGCTGGACGTCGACCTGCTCACCGCGGACGGCGCGGCGCGGGTCGAGGGCCCGAGGATCTCCGGCTTCCCGGTCGCCACCCAGGACGTCGCCCTGGTGGTGGACGGCGCGGTGCCGGCCGCCGAGGTCGAGGCGGCGCTGCGGCAGGGCGCCGGCCCGCTGCTGGAGTCGCTGCGGCTGTTCGACGTCTACACCGGCGAGCAGCTCGGCGAGGGCCGCAAGTCGCTCGCTTACGCGCTGCGCTTCCGCGCCCCGGACCGCACGCTGACGGCGGAGGAGGCCGGTGCGGCCCGGAACGCCGCCATCGCCGAGGCCGTCGCCCGCACCGGCGCGGTGCTGCGCGGCTGATACGCGGTCACGACGCACGGCAGTGGCGGTCCGCCCCCTCGGGGGTGGGCCGCCGCTGCCGTTGGCGCAGGGGGCGGGTCGGGGTCAGGCCGGGCCGGGTCCGGGTCAGGCCCGCAGGTGGTTGACGTGGTAGACGGCCTGGTCGAGCAGCTCCGCGACATGGTGGTCGTAGAGGCCGTAGACCACGGACCGGCCCCGGCGCTCGCCGATGACCAGGTCGAGGTTGCGCAGCAGCCGCAGCTGGTGCGAGCAGGCGGACTGCTCCATGCCCACGGCGGCGGCCAGCTCGCTGGCCGGGCAGGGGCCCTCGCGCAGCCGGGCCAGGATCAGCAGCCGGGAGGGCGTGGCCAGTGCCTGCATGGTGGCGGCGACCTTGGCGGCGTTGCCCGCGTCCAGTCGTGCCGGGGGCACGGTCTCGGGGGGCGCGGTGTCAGGACCCATGGCCGCCATGGTACGTCATACGATTGAAGGACTGTTCATGTGTTCCTGTGTCGCGCGGACGTACTGACGATTGCTTCACGCATACTTGAGTACTCAAGCATCTGCTAGCCTGGAGTGGTGAACGACGCACTCGAAGCCTCTCTGCGGCTGGTCCGCGCCCAGAGCGCCCTGGTCAAGCGGTTCGACGGCCGACTCGCCTCGCTGCACGGCGTCAGCCTGGCCGACCTGCTGATCCTGCTGCACCTCGGGCGGGCCGAGGGCGGCCGGATGCGCCGGGTGGACCTGGCCCAGGCGCTCGGGCTCACCGCTTCCGGGGTGACCCGGGGGCTGATCCCGCTGGAGCGCATCGGCCTGGTCGTCCGCGAGCCCGATCCGCGCGACGCCCGGGTGGCGTACGCGGCGCTGACCGACACCGGCCGCGAGCGGCTCACCGAGATGCTCGGCACCGCCGAGGAGGTCGCCGCCGACGTCTTCGCCGCCCCGCGCTGGGCCGACGGCGGCTTCGACCTGCTCGCCGACCTGCTGGCCGACCTGGAAGGCGGCCGGACCAGGCCGCCCGGCCATGGCTGAGCCCGAGGCGGACGTCCGGGCGGCGCGGAGTGCGCAGCGGGCGGACGCGGCGGCCTGGCGGATGCTGGAGTGGGTACTGGGAGGCGGCTGGACCCTCCCGCGAGGAGAGGCGGAACGGGTGGCTTCGGAAACAGCCGGTCCGGCGGGGCTCGCCGAGACGGTGGCGCTGCGCTACCTGCACCCGCTGCGGTCCGGCAGCTCGGTCCCCGGCATCGTCGAGACCGACGACCTGGGCACCTACGTGGTGAAGTTCACCGGCGCCGCGCAGGGGCGCAAGGCGCTGGTCGCCGAGGTCGTCGTGGGCGAGCTGGGGCGGCGGCTCGGCCTGCGCGTGCCCGAGCTGGTGCTGGTCGACTTCGACCCGGCGGTGGCGGTCGCGGAGCCGGACCCGGAGATCCAGGACCTGCTGCTGGCCAGCGCCGGGCGCAACCTGGGCATGGACTACCTGCCCGGCGCGCGGGACCTCACCGCCGAGGAGCTCACCGCCCCGCGCCCGGGCGGACCGGACCGGTCGTTCGCGCCGACCCCCGCCGAGGCCGGCCGGGTGGTCTGGTTCGACGCGCTCGTCGGCAACGTCGACCGGACGCTGCACAACCCCAACCTCATGCTCTGGCACGGTCGGCTCTGGCTGATCGACCACGGCGCCGCCCTGATCTTCCACCACCGCTGGTCGGCGGCGGCCGAGTCGGTGGTCAAGCGCTACCCGATGAGCGCGCACGCGCTCGGCGGCTTCGCCCCCGACGTCGCCGCCGCCGACGCCGCGCTCGCGCCGCTGGTCACCGAGGAGCTGCTGACCGAGGTGCTCGGCCTGGTCCCGGACGAGTGGCTCGCGGACGAGCCCGGCTTCGACTCGCCCGCCCGGCTCCGGGAGGCGTACGTCGCCCACCTGTCCGCCCGCGCCTCCTGCTCCGAGGCATGGCTGCCGGAGGGCTTCGCCACCCCGGAGCAGCTGGCCCGGGAGGAGGCGCAGCGCCGCGCCGCCGCCCTCGCGGGTCGCCCGACCTGGCTGCAGCACGTCAAGGGCTGAACCCCGGCCGCGCGGGGCCGGGCTGCCGGGTGCGGCCGGGCGGGGGATAGGTTGGCGGCCATGCGGATCTGTGTACTGGGTGCAGGGGCCATCGGCGGTTTCGTCGGCGCGCGGCTGGCCGCCTCCGGCCTGGAGGTCTCGGCGGTGGCGCGCGGCGCCACCCTGGCCGCGCTGCGGGAGCACGGCTGGCGGGTGCGGTCCGGGCAGGGCCTGCTGACGGCCCCGGTGCGGGCGGTCGGCGACGCCGCCGAGCTGGGCGAACAGGATGTGGTGCTGCTCGCCGTCAAGGGCCAGTCGCTGGAGGCGGCCCTGCCGAGCCTGATCCCGCTGCTCGGCCCGGACACCGTGGTCGTCGCCGCACTCAACGGGGTGCCCTGGTGGTTCTTCGACGGCTTCGGCGGCCCCTGCGAGGGGCGGCGGCTGGCCAGTGTCGACCCGCACGGGCGGATCGCCGCGGCGGTGCCGGTCCGGCAGGTCCTGGGCTGCGTGGTGCACATGAGCTGCAGCGTCCCCGAACCCGGCCTGGTGCGGCACTCGGGCGGCAGCGGCCTGATCCTGGGCGAGCCGGACAACGGCGACTCGCCCCGGGTCCGCGAGATCGCGGCGCTGCTGGGCGCGGCCGGCTTCGAGGCCACCGTCTCCCGGCAGATCCAGCGGGACGTCTGGTACAAGCTGTGGGGCAATATGACCATCAACCCGGTCTCCGCCCTCACCGGGGCCACCGCCGACCTGATCCTGGACGACGAGCTGGTGCGCGACTTCTGCCACGCGGCCATGCGGGAGGCGGCGGAG
Proteins encoded in this window:
- a CDS encoding RNA methyltransferase: MPQQQYPELTSLRSPRVSAARRLSRRVQRTKERRFIAEGPQAVREAVAYGRIPGGGGAHAVVEIYVTPEAAERHADLLADAHGARVPVLTATDEVVAAVCQTVTPQGIAAVCRFVDTPFETVLAGRPRLVAVLASVRDPGNAGTVLRTADAAGADAVVLTDASVDLYNPKAVRASVGSLYHLPVAVGVPVEQAVAGLRAAGVRILAADGAGGRDLDAELDDHALGGPTAWVFGNEAWGLPEQTRALADEVVRVPIHGHAESLNLATAAAVCLYASARAQRASGGCRG
- a CDS encoding ATP-binding protein yields the protein MSGTERSREAILPAGSAPAADEPAPCPPADEPRPSAAAEPGRLDVEDLPDGLVVADADGRVVCFNAAAVRISGIPAASALGRPLAEALPLEDLEGRRWWQLTDPYGGLATRTRQPERNLLLPGGREVLVSARYLRADARTGPVCRVVVALRGTEARQRTERSHAELIATVAHELRSPLTSVKGFTATLLQKWERFTDDQKRLMLETVDADANRVTRLIAELLDISRIDAGRLEIRRQQVDLPAAIRHQVDGKTAAGVAPERFAIRVQEPLPPLWADADKIDQVLGNLLENAVRHGEGTVTIEVQSEKAALAPGQVREWTVVTVSDQGAGIPEESIPRVFTRFWRGSKRGGTGLGLYIVKGIVEAHGGSIAVDRVPEGGARFRFILPAGIPEFMV
- the pheS gene encoding phenylalanine--tRNA ligase subunit alpha gives rise to the protein MSAPNKSYDPVEVEALKPEEIERLRDEALAAFAAAADLAALQEAKVAHCGDRSPLALANREIGALPPQAKAEAGKRVGQARGAVNKALAARLVELEAERDARVLVEEAVDVTLPYDRAPRGGRHPLTTLSERLADIFTAMGYAVAEGPEVEAEWLNFDALNMGPDHPARSTQDTFFLEGADSVVLRTHTSGVQIRSLLASAEPPVYVICPGRVFRSDELDATHTPVFNQIELLAVDEGLTMADLKGTLDHMVVSLFGEGMKTRLRPNYFPFTEPSAEMDMVCFHCRGESVGNPDRPCRTCSSEGWIELGGCGMVNPRVLVACGIDPNKYSGFAFGFGIERLLMFRHNVEDMRDIVEGDVRFTLPFGMEI
- the pheT gene encoding phenylalanine--tRNA ligase subunit beta is translated as MRVPLSWLREYVDLPAGETGRDVADRLVRAGLEVETVEQLGGDLKGPLVVGKVLAIEELTGFKKPIRYCQVDVGDANGTGEPQNIVCGARNFAVGDKVVVVLPGAVLPGPFPIAARQTYGHTSEGMICSARELGMGDEHDGIIVLPPEFEPGTDAVELLELVDEVLDIAVTADRGYCLSVRGVAREAAIAYGLALRDPALLDTPAPNAYGPLVKVLDPAGCDRFTARTVVGLEPEALSPIWLQRRIQKAGMRPISLTVDITNYVMLELGQPLHAYDCSRIDGPIIVRRAEAGEKLTTLDGVQRTLDPEDLLICDNSGPIGLAGVMGGAGTEIAAPSVDPETGRVTGTTQVVIEAAHFAPVSIARTARRHRLPSEAAKRFERGVDPQAGKAAAQRAVDLLVLVAGGTAEGGVTEYAVDYPVYSITIAADHPDRVAGQEYGRETVVRRLQEVGCTVEGGDVLVVTPPSWRPDLTDPNDLAEEVIRLEGYAELPSTLPRVPAGRGLTEAQRLRRRTGLALAGAGYVEVLNYPFVGEAALDALGLEPDDDRRRAVRLANPISDEEPALRTTLLPGLLAALRRNTGRGATDVALFEQGLVFRVDGTDPERLFKAPRLPVDRRPTDEEIAELDAALPRQPRRVATVLAGNREPDGWWGKGRPASWADAVESARTVAAAAGVELTVRQEQHAPWHPGRCAALYAGERLVGHAGELHPRVVKALHLPDRTCAMELDVDLLTADGAARVEGPRISGFPVATQDVALVVDGAVPAAEVEAALRQGAGPLLESLRLFDVYTGEQLGEGRKSLAYALRFRAPDRTLTAEEAGAARNAAIAEAVARTGAVLRG
- a CDS encoding metalloregulator ArsR/SmtB family transcription factor; its protein translation is MGPDTAPPETVPPARLDAGNAAKVAATMQALATPSRLLILARLREGPCPASELAAAVGMEQSACSHQLRLLRNLDLVIGERRGRSVVYGLYDHHVAELLDQAVYHVNHLRA
- a CDS encoding MarR family winged helix-turn-helix transcriptional regulator; the encoded protein is MNDALEASLRLVRAQSALVKRFDGRLASLHGVSLADLLILLHLGRAEGGRMRRVDLAQALGLTASGVTRGLIPLERIGLVVREPDPRDARVAYAALTDTGRERLTEMLGTAEEVAADVFAAPRWADGGFDLLADLLADLEGGRTRPPGHG
- a CDS encoding HipA family kinase — protein: MASETAGPAGLAETVALRYLHPLRSGSSVPGIVETDDLGTYVVKFTGAAQGRKALVAEVVVGELGRRLGLRVPELVLVDFDPAVAVAEPDPEIQDLLLASAGRNLGMDYLPGARDLTAEELTAPRPGGPDRSFAPTPAEAGRVVWFDALVGNVDRTLHNPNLMLWHGRLWLIDHGAALIFHHRWSAAAESVVKRYPMSAHALGGFAPDVAAADAALAPLVTEELLTEVLGLVPDEWLADEPGFDSPARLREAYVAHLSARASCSEAWLPEGFATPEQLAREEAQRRAAALAGRPTWLQHVKG
- a CDS encoding 2-dehydropantoate 2-reductase, with the protein product MRICVLGAGAIGGFVGARLAASGLEVSAVARGATLAALREHGWRVRSGQGLLTAPVRAVGDAAELGEQDVVLLAVKGQSLEAALPSLIPLLGPDTVVVAALNGVPWWFFDGFGGPCEGRRLASVDPHGRIAAAVPVRQVLGCVVHMSCSVPEPGLVRHSGGSGLILGEPDNGDSPRVREIAALLGAAGFEATVSRQIQRDVWYKLWGNMTINPVSALTGATADLILDDELVRDFCHAAMREAAEVGAAIGCPITELPEDRSRLTRELGAFRSSMLQDADAGRSLELGALVGAVREIGGLVGVPTPSVDALLGLTRLGARVRGLN